Proteins co-encoded in one Sphingopyxis sp. BE259 genomic window:
- the rlmN gene encoding 23S rRNA (adenine(2503)-C(2))-methyltransferase RlmN codes for MQIPGHIDPVTTGTVPLRGGNRIDLVGLTRDAIGGVLVEAGLDAKGAKLRAKQIWHWMYHRGVTDFEAMTDIAKAMRPWLTDRFIIGRPTVREAQVSSDGTRKWLLAAADGQEYEMVFIPDADRGTLCVSSQVGCTLNCRFCHTGTMRLVRNLAAGEIVGQVMLARDELGEWPKGTMAGFGPDPEDGDDEEDGGHYTADGRILTNIVMMGMGEPLYNFDEVKGALKIVMDGDGLALSRRRITLSTSGVVPMMARAGEEIGVNLAVSLHAVSKEIRDEIVPLNRKYGIDELLKACADYPGAGNSRRITFEYVMLKDKNDSDDDARELVRLIREYGLHAKVNLIPFNPWPGAMYECSSPERVRAFSNLIFKAGISAPVRTPRGRDIMAACGQLKSAATKPTRAELDRIAEEKQAALG; via the coding sequence ATGCAGATTCCCGGCCATATCGACCCCGTCACGACGGGCACCGTCCCGTTGCGCGGCGGCAACCGCATCGACCTGGTCGGGCTGACCCGCGACGCGATCGGCGGCGTGCTGGTCGAGGCGGGGCTCGATGCCAAGGGCGCCAAGCTGCGCGCCAAGCAGATCTGGCACTGGATGTACCACCGCGGCGTCACCGATTTCGAGGCAATGACCGACATCGCAAAGGCCATGCGCCCGTGGCTGACCGACCGTTTCATCATCGGCCGCCCGACGGTGCGCGAAGCGCAGGTGTCGAGCGACGGCACCCGCAAATGGCTGCTCGCCGCCGCCGACGGCCAGGAATATGAAATGGTGTTTATCCCCGACGCCGATCGGGGAACGCTGTGCGTGTCGAGCCAGGTCGGTTGCACGCTCAATTGCCGCTTCTGTCACACCGGCACGATGCGGCTCGTGCGCAACTTGGCGGCGGGCGAGATCGTCGGGCAGGTCATGTTGGCGCGCGACGAGCTCGGCGAATGGCCGAAGGGCACCATGGCCGGTTTCGGCCCCGATCCCGAGGACGGCGACGACGAAGAAGACGGCGGTCACTATACTGCCGACGGGCGCATCCTGACCAACATCGTGATGATGGGCATGGGCGAACCGCTGTATAATTTCGATGAGGTCAAGGGCGCGCTGAAGATCGTCATGGACGGCGACGGCCTGGCATTGTCGCGGCGCCGGATCACCCTGTCGACCAGCGGGGTGGTGCCGATGATGGCGCGCGCCGGTGAAGAGATCGGCGTCAATCTGGCGGTGTCGCTGCACGCGGTGAGCAAAGAAATTCGCGACGAGATCGTGCCGCTCAACCGCAAATATGGCATCGACGAATTGCTGAAGGCCTGCGCCGACTATCCGGGCGCGGGCAATTCGCGGCGCATCACCTTCGAATATGTGATGCTGAAGGACAAGAATGACAGCGACGACGATGCGCGCGAGCTTGTCCGGCTGATCCGCGAATATGGGCTGCATGCCAAGGTCAATCTGATCCCGTTCAACCCCTGGCCCGGCGCCATGTATGAATGTTCGTCGCCCGAGCGGGTGCGCGCGTTCAGCAACCTGATTTTCAAGGCCGGAATCTCGGCGCCGGTGCGCACCCCGCGCGGGCGCGACATCATGGCGGCGTGCGGTCAGCTGAAAAGCGCCGCGACCAAGCCGACGCGGGCCGAACTCGACCGCATCGCAGAGGAAAAACAGGCCGCGCTCGGCTGA